ATATGATTACTTGTGTAGAAATAAACCTCACAAATAGacatcataattttattggtCCTTAAAGACATATATATGGACATCATATTTTCTGTCCCATCCTTTCCATTGTGATTTCCTGACTCTCTCCCACTCTGAGAAGTGAAAAaccctttcttctctctctcgctTGTCCTCTAAGCATCGGTAGACGAGGAGTAAAGAACTAGccaaaaagagtacagtggaCAGGATGCTAATAAAGGGAATTTGGAGCTTCATTCCGGAGACCAAGCACATCATCACCTTCTTCAATCCCTTAAACCCAATCGTTGGCCCCAACAGCACCAGAAAAACCACCATTCTCGAGTACTTGAAGCTTTCTTGCTCCAACGAGTTGCCTCCCAATGCTAGGTCTGGCCACAACTTCATCCATGACCCAAAGGTTGTAGTTGAAACCGAGCCCAATGCCCAAATTAAGCTTCGATTCAGAACCTCAGCAATTAAAGATGTGGTATGCATTAGGTCATTTCAGCTCACGCAGAAAGCCTTGAAAATGGAGTTCAAAGCCTTCGACATCGTCCTTCAAACCATCATACCATCAAACCGGAGAGGTACAACTTCTTTTCTTGTtatgttcaaattttattttgtgaagcTCCTTCAAAATTGTTGATTCGTTGTTTCTGAGTTGCAGAAATATTTCTTTAGCTATACTGATAGGGATAAGGAAATCCCTGCATTACTGGGTGTGTCAAACGCCATTTGGAGAATGTTATATTTGTGCACCAAGATGAAGCCAATTGGCCTTTGCAAGATCCATCCACATTGAAGGAAAAGGTTTGATGATATCTTCTCTGCTGCCCGGTATTGTCTTTTGTTatcaactttttatttttctttcattgcCCTAGTTGAGGTAAATTTTTATACTAATATTTCGTTCCATATGTAGCCTTCAATTGTTGTGTCAAAAGGGCTTGTTCCCTGATTTTGAGTAATCATGAAAATGGTTACACGTAAAAGTGAACCTTTTGACTTATAGTGGTCACAACTGtccataattttttcattaatttttgcTAATGGAATGCTCATAGTTTGTTTCTAATTCGTTATATCAGATTGTGTTCCTCCCTTGTGCATGTATGTAGGTCATGGAAATTTAGATGGAAGTAATTGACACAATGAATGTCCATTTGCTAAAAACATGTTTCTTGTTTATCTTTCCTAAACATAAATCTTACATGCTAAGCTCTGTGACCATCCTTCTGTATCTTATTTATGAGTTTGCATTCTGCAGTAGCTGTTTCTTCTGCCTTCTCCATTACTCTGTTTATAACACTGGTATATGCAACACGAGTTCAGCATTGGTGCCacagtttctttctttgttttagttGTTAGAAATGATGGCTACTTTTTCAACTGGATTGGAAATAACGGTTTTATTTTCGCTTAATATCTGATATATGTAAACTTTTTGGAGATTAAGTTTGCTGATATGAGGTTTTGTGCTTCTAGGTTCGGGAGAGTATCTCAAGATcaagaaaaaacataaattgCTGGAGAAGTCAAATGCAGTAGTTGGACGGAAGCATGCAAGACGTGATGCTAAAATGCATTATAGTGAAGTGAACCATCAACGAAAGATTTGTGGAAACCAGATATCGATGAAGACTGCTGTAAGAAGCACTTCCTTTATGCAGCAGCAGTAGCAAAAGTATGCAGCTCTTGCAGAGGAGAATGAAGGTCTATTGCTGCTTAGCAGTAGTAGAATGCTTATGTTACATTGGTTGATATACACTCGTGTTCGCTTTTGCTGGTGCtccaatttaataatttatttgtgtGGAGGACTTTGGTGATGCTGCTTTTAGGGGATTTTGACCGCTTTCTTGTTTGCTCTTTTGGATTGGTTAGACACTAATGAAGAATTGAAGGAATGCAAAACCAAATTTGAAGAAAGGATCGCACTTTTGGGAACTAAAATTAGCAAGTTGGCGAGAGAAATGGACGACACAGATACCAAAAGTAGATTAAGATCCTAGCTGTGTTTGGACAAGGGAAATAAACTTGAAATTCGGGCAAAAgttagaatttttaaattaacaaACACGTATTATCTTGTTTGAATtcataaagaacaaaaaattagaaattttaagtgaagaaaataaaggcCAAAAACCTCTTTTTGTCTCTGTGGTTTGGCACTTCAACCATTTTTGATTTTGTAGTTTTAATTCCATCAATTTTGCCATTGTAATTTcgtatttgtagcaattcaaggacaagttaatattcttgtcaatttctttgatgGTGCAAGGGGCAATTTCGTCAACCCAAAATCCTTGAGGGTAAAAGCTTGTTTGAAACTCTCCTCATGTCATATTAGGACTCGAAATTCAACTACTAATCCAAATTTTTGAAGAACCCTAAATCCAAATGGCCAATTTCAAGCCCTAATATGAAATGGGGAAAGTTTTAGATGAACTTTGACGCTCAAGGGTTTTGGGTTGACAAAATTACCTCTTTCACCGTCAAAAAAAATCGATGGGAATACCAACTTGTTCTTGAATTACTACAAATATGAAATAGCGGGgtcaaaattgatgaaattgaaactataAATTCAAAAGTGATTGAAGTGCTAAACTACAtggaccaaaagtgacttttacccaaaaataaaCTATGAAAGTTGGAGATCATAAATTCTAACGttaattcaattaaaatagTTGTAATTTCTAAAGTAACAAGAAgggttaatcattttattagtccctgaatTTAGatccgatttgcatttgaatacctcaatttccaaaatggttcccgtggtcctttaacttcactttcgttaggacaaatggtcctgccgtcaattttgttaactttttctgttaaatgcaggggcaaaattgtatttttatattaaaaccaaaaaaatgaataaaaaatcatatctttaaaataacaataaaagaaaatcaaataaaaaaccaatcccaaaaataaaaatttaagtttttggGGAgtagggggagagagagagtttaattttaattttttaattttttaaatattttattcatattttaatcaattttaatacaaaaataccattttgtccctacatttaacagaaaagttaacaaaattaacggcaggaccatttgtcctaacgaaactAAAGTTGAAGAACCACgggaaccattttggaaattgaggtactcaaatgcaaatcggatCTAAGTTcaaggactaataaaacgattaatcCTAACCAGAAAATGAgagttttaagaaaaaaaaacaataaaaaaagaaaaaagaaaacaatcatGTACGATGCTGCCACCACCTCTGCTACGATCACCATCTCTTTTCTCTAGTACCACCACTACTTCcaccattttttctttctgaaaatTGGTGTAAAGAACGAAGGGTGAAAAAGACGACACTCAACCTACAAAACCAGCTTAacattattttcaatttttacttATCATTAATCTTCTCCAATGtattttctcttcatttctAACAAAGAATAAACtgtatattaaattttatcaTGTTTGTTTAAATAGGCGTTTAGATTAAAGATAAAACTGAAAATCCGACCTTGGTATTTTATTAGCATAATCGTGTGCCAAAAACTGCTCACCAATAGATACCAGGGTCCAAAACCTGCTTCCAATTAATGGGTCCCTAAGGGCAAGCCCATTAGGTAAAGGTAAGTTTTGGGTTCAGGGCTTTGGgtaaaacccaaaacaattAGAGGGAGATCGTGAAAAGTCTTTTAGGCACagggtaaaaataaaatgtattttGAAAGCTATAAATATAAGGTTGTGAGATAGCAATAAAAAGGAACTTTGGTGTTTTTATATAGCAAACATGGGAGACGTCCGGAAAAAACCCATCATTTCCAATTAACCAAtctgtaaaaataaatatattcatCACTGTATTACAATAAGCAGCAAGCAACCCTTAGAAGCTCTCTGCATTGATATCAAAACTCCCAACCCAATAAATCGATAGCACCGACATTTGTTGACTATTTacgaaaataagaaaagtggGGGAAAATTTTGCAGGGCCTAAACCAAAAAATACCAATACAACCATCAAATCACCCCATATAATGGCCACATCAAATGGCAAGAAATATTACAGACTCGGTGTGCTCGGAACCCTCGCTTGTATGCACAATGAAAACGTAAGGGATCCAAATCAATAAAATATCCTGTAGAAGGGAATCTCAACCTGAACAAACGGTGCCTAAATCACAGGAGACTTGTGAAGGAAAAAgtgaacaaaaaaagaaaaacgacGACACAAACCGGTGGAGGGAGGCGTATCCTGCCATAGAATGGCCTGACTCACCAGACAATGACTAAGCCAAAACCCAGAGTTGAAGTGCCAGCTCCAGAGTTCCCCAATCTCAAATTTAGCATATTGGTGGAACTCATCAGACATGCTCCAAGTATGTCAAAATGAAAACTCCTTGGGGCTCAATGACAAACGCGACCACCAGAGTAACCAAATGCTCTGAATGGACCACCAACAACTCTGTTTCTCTATATTCCCATTACTACATGAATGGAAAAGGCAAAGAAGACCAAGGCAAAATTGAAGCCACACCATGAGATATAAAGCAGAATCATGAAGCTGTGGCAGCCGATGCCTTCtccatcttttctttttcaatctcTGCTCTCCTCTGTTCTGCATGCTGTGCAACACCATTAGCAAGAGCCTGATAATGAAAGTCTAGAGTCTGCGTAAGACTCTGAAACCTCAACGGATCTGATGCTTGCATGCCTACACAAGCAAAGCATAGAAAATAAAGCAGACGTCAGACATGCCAAAAATTCAAGATTTGAGTTTCAACATATCACAGAGGAAACTCTCCACTTACCCTTTACTGCATCTACAAAGAGGATAAAGGGGTCCACCTCATCAATTGGTGACTGTAACTCCTCATCATCACTGAAATCATCATCTGAGTCTTCATCAAATTCATCACTAGGGCGGAAAGACTTTGCCTGTTGCACCGCCAAGTTACAATTAGTCATCGGGCAGAAGatacataaaaagaaagactaattaagaaaagaagCCCATGTAGTCAAAAGCAACAATTCCTTAAAGGAGGTAGGGTACTCAGACACATCATCAAGTTGCATTGCCTCAAGGACTGTTAGGCATCTTCTATTTACTTAGTGCCTGGGATTGTTTAAAGAAATTGATCTTAAACAGAAGTCATGCGTTGACAATTACCAGAAAGCTTCATCAATTTTGCATGATGAGAATTTGTCTCGTAAAGgtgaaaaaaaaggagaattaaattgaatttctGGGACAGGTTAAAAAGAATGAATTGTTCGCCCAACAGTTGCATGACAAACCAGAATAATATAAAACACAGAAGAAAATcaccataaaataataagttttccctccaaacaaaaataccTAATAAGAATTAAGGGTCCATTTAGACGAGGTATTTCAAATGAGGAATTTGAAACCAAGTGTAAATTAACTAACTGAACAATAGAAAATTTCTCAGGTTGACAAAATCTACAAAtaaaattgactaaataagaaaagaaggcACACCTGTGCAGCTAACTTTTGAAGCTTCATGCTATCGGCCTCGTCGCCATCCTCAGCATCAACTCCCATTTCCTTATCCGATCcatcaccaaaatcatcatcatcatcagtttGGAAACCATccatatcatcatcatcttctgccTCTTCCTCCTTTGCGGCTTCTGCCACAACAACGTTCATAAGAATTTAAAACTTAGTAACATATAATTGAAATAAATGTGTGTGAACCATGCAAACAAAAAGTTATTACTAGCTACAGTGAAACTTATAAATATTCTAATTtataaatccaaaataatTCACACTATGGTGCTTGTAGTTCCAAAGTTCATATTCCAAGTGGAAGAATAAGCAATATAAATTAAGAGGGAGAAAAAGACCTGCAACTTGTTCCTTGTATGCAACCAGGAGATCAAGGGTGGCCCTGAAAACACGGCCCAATGCCTCCCCAGGTAAATGTTCTGCTGTAAGTGTCAATAATGATGTCAAACCCAGGCAGCAAACTTTTTTATCATGCTCCCTGCAACGAAAAACTCAATTACATTCTATATCCAAAATTTCTTTAGGGAGGGGGAATACCAATGTGAAATAATATTCACATATATGGCACTGGGGAAACAAAATCAGTCGGGTGGGGCATTACCAATGTGAAACAAAACTGCAAATTACCTTTTAAAATTGGCACGCACACCACTTTTCTTAACCTGTTGCAGCATCTGGAACCAAAGATTAAAGATCTCAGTTGCAACACCCAGCTTTTGCAGTATGCTGAGTGTAAAAGCTGCATTATAGTACAGAGCATCGGCAATCTGcaaacagaaaatttaataCATGCTTCAGTATGAAACAAGCAATCAGGAAAAGGGGTCCAGCTTCAGTATGTAACACCTTGATCCAAGGCTCGGAAGAACTATGGACAAGTTATGGCTCAGAAGCACTACACAGAACTTATCACATTTAAAGATGAAGCAAAGGTTTCTATATCAAGAAATATAAAAGTTGACATCTGGCTACTTACCACTTGAATGAGAAGACATTTCAAGTATGATTTCTCAGCTCGACGCAACCGCTCAACTGAAATTCTAAGATATGGCTCAACCCACTGATCAACCTGCCCTCTGCAGTTCTGAAAAACTACTTGAATGAGCTTCGGAGCAGGCTCAATATCACTGTCTTCCATATTTTTATCTGCCATTATCTGCACAAAACAAGAACATACAAATATCTATTAGATCAATTAAATTCACAACAACATTTTACTAATTAGTCACCAAATTAAAACTCAAGCAATTCACTAAAGCAATGGGAGGGATGCTTGACCAATCATCTTCTTAAACTGGGTAAGTTCTACCATGTAGTGTGTTAATAGCAGTCATTTCATGAATTGCCCCATTCAAGAAGACAGTTGCTAACACAATAGAGAAAACAAGGGTAGAAGACATTTCCTATATGCATTGTTCAGTCTAGCaagaatatataaaatttgtaaCATAAAGGAACTTACAGCCGCAATCATATTCCAAAGGCTTTGCTGGTAGTCCGGTTCTTTACAAGTGAGAAAGTGTGCAGTCCCCCTGGAAATGTAGTTATCCAAAGGAACCAGAATATCTACAAGGAAACATATAATATGAGAACTACAggatggaaagaaaaaagtacaTGAATGCATAAATCTAATTACGTGGACCATCAAAAGTTTAAATCAGGCAGACATTTTGCTACTTCTTCCCCAACTCAACGTTATACTATCATGTTTACCATTAGGTATAGCTGTACCATTATACAAGTTCAAGTCTCCCGGGGATTTATCACATATTCCAGCAGGTTTCTTTTTATcgctttttcatttttttatactttttaaaCTCAATGGCAAAGAGAACTGGGGTTTGTCCAGAGTCATTGGTCTTATCTCTTCGATAAGTAATATCACAAGCAAGAAATATCAGAGCTGGAAATGATAAGTCAGTAGTTATACGCTTATAGTACCATATAGCATGCTGTAACTGGAACTGCAAAACATACTATTTAtatccccaaaaaaaaaccacaaacacaaaataattatcacAAAGGTTAAGAAAACTATAAAGCATTAAGCAGTAAACTAAACAGATTGGCAGATAATCAGTAAGTCCAATCAAGGATGAACAGGACAAAACATAGAATAAATAATCTTTAAAAAAGGATTGTGAATAAAATATGAGAATTAACTCACTTGAAAAGAAATCAATAGCCCATTCTGACAATGCTTCCATCATCAACGGCCAAAGACTCCACATATCCAAAGATATTGTTGGAGAGAAAAATGTCATATATGACACAATTTCCAAAACCTCTTCAAAAACCTCTGCAAGAGAAACATCAAGAGGGGATGCAGAACTGTTGGTGTTGATCAACAATATGTATTATATGAATATAAGAAACACAAAATTTTCCATCAATAAGTAAGATGAAGGATGCACTCAAACCTATGTTTAATGCtcacataatttatttattttttctttcctttctccCGACTTAGCTTTTTTTGTCTTGGCCAGACACTTATGGTGCGTTTGGATGAGGGAAAtaaacttgggattttgacaaaactcagaatttctaaattgacaTGAACCAATTCCGGTATTTggataaaaaaacataaaaatttagaaattccgCGTGGAAAAAAACATGGAATTTGAATATCATAAATCCCAAGTTTAAATTCTATCTAAAAGTCGTCATTTCTAAAATCCCAAGAGAGATagatttttgaaaaaagataACTTTACAAATAAAGGTTAAATACCGTGTTTTAAATCAGTCacccaaacaagaaactttacaaattctagaacattaatttccgtcatttatgaaatcctttgtacttttaaatttcctcatccaaacgCACTGTTAGAGAGGAGATCGGAGGAACAGAAAATCCCGAagcttttttatattcttatatTAAAAACAACTGCAATATGCAGAATTAATGAAAGTGATGGCATGGAGTTTGGACTCATCGACAGCAGCTTGCTCAAATAAATAACAGTGACCCCAACACTTGGGAAGACAAGGCAACAAACTAACTTTTAAGCAGGACTTGACAGAAGTACTAGGCATACAAGACAAAGGAAAATAAGTATCATCCAAACCTTGGCCATCAGTTGTCAACATTCTGCGCATTATAGGAAGCAAAGTTGGTTCAACTTGGACAAAAAGGTGAGGAAGCCTGCTCACTGATTCAAGAATGGTGCTAATAGCACGCAAACAACCAACTGCTGCCAAAGCACCAGGATCATCAGCATCATCATCAGCTTCAGCTGTATTCATACACCTCCAAAATGCAGCAGCCTAAAGAGAACAAAACACAAGAATTAGGCAAGCATGTTTCACGATGATTGCAGAAGTACTCTCAAAACGCGGAAAAGTAAATATTACCAGATTTTGGCATAAACCAAGGGCATAAGGTGCCATTTCCTCCCCAAACTTGTCCACTATTGTTTCCAGAGTAAAGACAAGATCCTCATTCTCCACCTCATTCATGAGCTTGAAGAACTCTGAACAGAAAAATGTACAGATTGGGTAAGTCTCATGATTAGTGCTAACGATGCATAGCAAAGTTTTCCATGCCACATACCGTCAAGAAGCTGAGGAAGAATAGGTCGGATCTCATTCAAATCTGCATAGCATACGAAAAAGATTacatacattaaaaaaaaaaaaattaactacATAAATGCAAGATCCACAGTGGAGAGCTGTATATATACCTCTGCAAGCTTCAACAAAGGAGCGCAATGCAAAAACTGAGTCAACTCGAACAGGAAGTTCTGGATCCCGCATCCCCGCAACAACACTATGCAATGCTTTACGGAAATTGTTTGAGTCTGAGAAGTTAATATGGGCATACTGTCCAGCGACCCAGGCTGCCTAATATTCATGTCATAATTCAAGCTAAGAATAACTCTTTGacataaaataacaataataaaagaaattccaagataatttcataaaataaacagTACAATGAATAGAGCAAAAACTATACAAAAGGGAAGAATCAGGTACGAAGCAcatattaaattcaaaattgttgGAAATGTAAGAATGAATAATACAGAAAATCTACTCTCCTAAATTATACAAGGGGGAACACGATATATTTAGAACATTGtggaaatgaagaaaagaaaaccaaagaCTATTGCTCAACACATATTACAGCTGACCAGCTTCGTTATTAAGCAACAAAcatgactttttttatttgaaaaaataaataatattttactgcatataacaataaaatacaAGGGTGCCCAAGATggccacaaaaagaaaactaaacaGAGATATTATTAGCCATAACTCTATGGTTGACCAAAATGATCATCACACCCAgcaaaaaccagaaaatggTTAACACACCCATGCTATGACAGCTGCTGGGCTCCAACAGTCACAAAGGCATATTCAACACAAGGACAAGCATATTCCTTGTTCTTATCCGCTGAGTCATCCTCAGGGGTCCTTGTCCTAGGGTTTTCTGTATAGTCtcttgtgtatatatatacaccttTTACCTCAATTGTAAATGTCAAGAGCGGCAGTCTTTTATTGTCTCATACATTGATTGTAACCCATCATCAATATTAATACCTACAGACCTTTTTCCTTCTCAGTATGAATGTTATCAGATATAACAGTTACACAAACAAACCCTtaacttgaagaaaaagaaagccaTGGAAACTAGCAAATGGTGGCTTTCCATCTACTAGCCAAtgaatccaaaaaaaaatgtctCTAAAGTATGTAGAAATTGATGCCCATAGCGAAGACGATAATCTAACTTTCTCCCATAACGTTGTTAAACATTACTGACATCATTTCCTCTGGTTGCATCATGAATAGCTTGATCCATTTCATTTTAGAATCTAATGAGGTTCATTTACACTATTAATAAGGGAACCCTCTTTGTTTCTGGACAGCGATGCTGTCCCCATTTCACCAGCAACTTTGATAACAGACTGAGGAACCAGTGATGTTCTATAGTTCAACTCACAATGGATTTCCCTTTGATATTTCCAACCCAGCTTCTTGTTTACGGGGCCCTCTCTCTTTCCACCAATAACTCCCACTATGTTGCACATGCATCGAATGAGCACACCCCTTTCTAttatgcatgcatatataGTGTGTATTTCGAGTTGCCAGGTAACAGCTGGTTGCTGTGTAGCACTCTGGAGTGTAAGCCAattttttgcccttttttttctgattCTAAGACAACCTGGGTTACTTTTTCTTGGAGTCTCAAGACCATCACTCGGTCCACCTCTTTTTTAATATGCAATACTTTCTTGCATGGGTACAACAAGTAATAATGCTAACATACAAAAAGAATTTTATGTAACAAACCTTAGCTCTAAGATGGCCAACAGGACTGCTAAACTCAGGGAATACATGTTGCACCAACATACGCTCAAGTTCAGACTTGTAGGGTTCAGTTTGTTTCAGTCTATCACAAAGTGCTCCAATAGCAAGAAGAGCACCATCTTTTTGTCGATATGGCTTGTATTCCACTGGCGCTTCATCATACCTAGATCAGGAAACAAGAAACTTATGAGGGAAAAAAACCAATGTCAAAGCACCAAAATGTATGTATCGTTTTCAAAAGATTATGAAAAGCTACCTCTTAAAAATTTCGACAATGAACTGAATAAACTTATGAAGATTTTCCTTTCCACGTTTCCTAACCAACTCACTCACAAAATCCATGGAAGCTGTCCTGGGACTGTACAAGTCTTCAATGATATCTGCACCAGCAAGAAAACAGATAAATCACCAACGAAACAGAGATCATCAAGCAATCAAACGAGATAGTGAAGACTGACCATAACCCTTCCTGACATATTCATGTGGGTCTTCATCCCAAAGCTTTAGATCATTGTCGTTGAAGCACATAAGGGGAAAAACAATCTCAAAAAGAAGAACATCAAGTCGAGGTTGCAGCAGATTATACATGCTATTCTTCGAGATACTGCATATACATATTTAACAAATGAGAGGTTAGGGAGACACCAAATTGTTTACACATATCTCACCACTAGAACAGTACAATAAGAAATTCACAAGTTAATTAACAAATATAACATAGCTGTAAACACAAATTTCCTATTGAAGGTTGACAGTACAAAATACACCACTCAACAACACAAGAAGACCCCCACACAGTATAAGTGTGTGAGGAGGGTTGGGGTTGTGAGGAGTTAACATAGAGAGAGTGAGGTGGAAGCAGTTCTATCTCCTTTCAAACATGGGGTATAtttgtagattttttttaaataggtttagggttcaaatGGGTTCTCTTAAATGATAGCATGGATATGTTCAACGAATTTCTCTTTGGGGCTATACATTAGTCACATGAAATAAGCTCACTTCCAAAACTGGGGTTCGTGTCTTCATGTAACTACAAGCAAAATTCAAGCACATGTATTATTCATAAGATCATagtcattttaaaattgacaggataataaataaaaatccaacATTGCCATTTTAAGGAtaataaaatggaaaagtaAAATCAGCACCTAATAAgacaaaacaaaacgaaaTAAAAGGACTTAACCTATGAGGAACAAAACTGCCCACCTATTGCTTAAATACTGAAGAACGAGATTGATCACTCTGTCAGGTAAGTAGCCACCAGTTCGGATCACATTCAACAAATTTAAGTGACACTCCAGAATCTTCCCAGCATAATTCTTCTGAAACATTTGAGCAAATGCTCtgttttctgggttttgaaGTTTTAAATCTCCAAACCTAGGGATCAACATGTAAAAAGAGATGAAATGTCAGAAATATGTTTTAAAATGCAAGCCACAGTTCttgttcagtttttatttaatcTAAAAGTTTACCGAGTGTACAGCCGATTTAAAATGTGAACGGTCCATTTCTTCACCTTCCACCACCCCCATGCTTTTCTAAGCTCAGGATCAGAAGGTTGGCCTTCCAAGGGAACAGGTCTCTCCAATATGTTTAAGAAAAGCATCATCCAAGCATTGAACACATTTGCATCAAATAGTTGCTTTGGAATCTCCAGCTGAAAAGAGACGCCAAAAAAATATACGTAAATAATGCTAGTGTACAATTTATCTATACTATTAGATATAAATGATTCCTTTGAcctctaatttttttctgaATCAATAGTAATAAAGGTTGAAAGGGTCTTCTTGAAAAATTTCAAATCCTATCAAGTA
The window above is part of the Prunus dulcis chromosome 1, ALMONDv2, whole genome shotgun sequence genome. Proteins encoded here:
- the LOC117632820 gene encoding importin beta-like SAD2, with the protein product MDLPGLAVILQAALSPNPDERKAAEQSLNQFQYTPQHLVRLLQIIVDGNCDMAVRQVGSIHFKNFIAKNWSPLDPDEQQKISQSDKDVVRDHILVFVTQVPPLLRVQLGECLKTIIHADYPEQWPHLLDWVKHNLQDQQVYGALFVLRILSRKYEFKSDEERTPVYRIVEETFPPLLNIFSRLVQIPNPSLEVADLIKLICKIFWSSIYLEIPKQLFDANVFNAWMMLFLNILERPVPLEGQPSDPELRKAWGWWKVKKWTVHILNRLYTRFGDLKLQNPENRAFAQMFQKNYAGKILECHLNLLNVIRTGGYLPDRVINLVLQYLSNSISKNSMYNLLQPRLDVLLFEIVFPLMCFNDNDLKLWDEDPHEYVRKGYDIIEDLYSPRTASMDFVSELVRKRGKENLHKFIQFIVEIFKRYDEAPVEYKPYRQKDGALLAIGALCDRLKQTEPYKSELERMLVQHVFPEFSSPVGHLRAKAAWVAGQYAHINFSDSNNFRKALHSVVAGMRDPELPVRVDSVFALRSFVEACRDLNEIRPILPQLLDEFFKLMNEVENEDLVFTLETIVDKFGEEMAPYALGLCQNLAAAFWRCMNTAEADDDADDPGALAAVGCLRAISTILESVSRLPHLFVQVEPTLLPIMRRMLTTDGQEVFEEVLEIVSYMTFFSPTISLDMWSLWPLMMEALSEWAIDFFSNILVPLDNYISRGTAHFLTCKEPDYQQSLWNMIAAIMADKNMEDSDIEPAPKLIQVVFQNCRGQVDQWVEPYLRISVERLRRAEKSYLKCLLIQVIADALYYNAAFTLSILQKLGVATEIFNLWFQMLQQVKKSGVRANFKREHDKKVCCLGLTSLLTLTAEHLPGEALGRVFRATLDLLVAYKEQVAEAAKEEEAEDDDDMDGFQTDDDDDFGDGSDKEMGVDAEDGDEADSMKLQKLAAQAKSFRPSDEFDEDSDDDFSDDEELQSPIDEVDPFILFVDAVKGMQASDPLRFQSLTQTLDFHYQALANGVAQHAEQRRAEIEKEKMEKASAATAS